tttaaaaaaattattttgattaaaatagataaatacaaaataagttgtgatgtttttaaaaatatctaaagtATTGAATACGAGAAGACTTTAGAAAAATGAATGTGACGCGTTTTAGTTTTAGACACACACCACATTACTTCATAAACTTGTCAGTTTACCTTTCCAGAAGTTTTGCAATGGATACTTTATCTGCTGGTAGGTAACTAAGGGATTCCTCATcgtaatttctttttaaatcttCACTATGATTTTTCACATCACAGTTTCTGTTTTGTTGGATTTGAAGGAAAGGAAATCAGTTACAAAGAGGCTTTCGATTCTGGTCCCAATAAAAGTTTTGCTGATCGCATAATTCCACATATTCTGCGTCTGTAAGCGCCTCTTTCTCTTAAATTTCCACTACTTACATTAATTTCGATCATATTCTTACTTCACTTCTGATTACATCAAGGATTAGAATgatttttgtattttactttcttAAGAAGAAGCTCTTGATACATTTATTTCTATGAAGGATCAAATTGCTAGTGTGCTCTGGTTTGGATTTGGATTATATGTTAGGTTTTCTAGAAACGTCTTGGATAGTTGTTACCGGCTATATTTTCAACTACTGTTGTATTCTTATTGTATGGACCTTGATGTTGTATTTCAGATATGGATCCTGTGCCACGTCTCATGATTTTGAAATCTATGCTCAGGATGCTTCTTTTGAGGATCCCCTTATGCGTGCACATGGGTATGCATTTGCATTTCATTTTTGCTCTCTTCTTTTTTCCTGAAATTACGGTGCTAAATGCAATGAATATTGTTGCATGATGTTATACATTGGGTGTGATGTTAAACAATTGGAAGGATTAAACTTGTTGGTGATCAAATTGGGTGTTTTCTAGTTCCCTGGACCTTTTTTGGTGATCAGATTTCATGGTTTTGTTAGAAGCAATGAGCCTAAGTTTTTGTGGCAATATGCAGCCTATGCTACACTCCTACATTTTATCCCTATACCTACTTGTGGCCATTTGGAATAATATAAACCCATTGACATGATATAGCAGTTAGCTGTTCTGTACTACTCTTTCAAGCATGGTTCCTACTATGAGATTATTCAAATTCTACTTTATTTATGGATAAACTGTCTAGCTTCCTGGTTTTTAAATTTCCTGTATTCACCCATTCAAGGAAGCAATGAAAATTGCTAATGTAGAAGGATAAATAGActtacataatttaaaataatgataCTGCAGGGTGAAGCAGATCAAATCAGCATTCTATTCTCTTCCAAAGGTTTCATTACCTCGTGTTGATCACTATTTTCCCTCTTTCTTCATGCTGTTGATTTTCATTTTGCTTCAAACTTGTTGGATTTTGTTATGCATTGAAACAGAATCCTTCCCCGAGAAATAATAAAAGTCTTGACATGTAAATAGTTATAACAAAGCATTAGTATCTGCCTTAAATCAGAAAGCTGATGTACATTTCTCGTGAATATCTTTCAGAAGATAGACAAACATTTGTTCAAGATAAAACAATTCTCTTCATAGTTGACTACAATGCATGATATATCTGTGTACTTCATCAGAAATGAATTGGAgcgcatttaattttttattcaaccCTTTTGTACTCATTGATAGTGTGAGCGAAGAAGCGCATTATAAATTGTTGCATAATAGAATCTTTCCTACTTGCAAGGGTGCTATGTCCCTATAATGTGAATTTTCAGTCACTCTTGTATTGCTGAAATTTGAAGTAGCAGTGATGAACCTTGAGCATGTATCATGCACATCAAGCATATGataatagtagtagtagtagtagtaatcACTAagaaatatctatttttttttctttgaatcaAATCAGTTTTTAATGTTAGAAGTCTTCGTTTAATGTTCTGGTCATTAAACAGAGTTCTAACATATTAGCATACTAGTTATTTCtataatgacttatttaatgtTAGATAATATATTATCTTGCATCTGGTCTCATCCTTATATCCTGAATGTTTAGCATATTCCCAACTTCCTTTTATCTGCTTATATCTTAGGTATTTGGTGAGTCAAAGATTGTGGAATACAGTGTTGAAGAAAATATGGTTTCACCAGGTAAAGGAGAGGTTAGTAAATCTGCTGTTACTTAATGTAGTATGTAACACCTCTATCTTTTGTTCTACTAAAAGTATAAGTGCCTGCTTGATCTCTTAGTGGAAGATACAAATTCATGGATGTTATGCAGATATTAATTGACAATAAGCAACACTATAAATTCTTGGGGAAGGATATAGATATGGTATCGCTTATCAAGTTGTCTGTTGAGGAGGGTAAAGTTGTTCGCCATGAAGACTGGTATGTATTAATCTCCCGAACCTGCTGTCTTCTACTTTCTTTTTGCCCTCAAATctacaatttgatcttttaggAATCTTTTTGACACTTTACTTTCGAGAGAACTGAAAGAAActacttacaattttttcatATTGTCCTTGTATCATATTTTTGTCACTGAAGATAACGtaattgaaaattgttttattcATAAACCTTGATGAAATTATTTAAGAGAGGATTTTCCTTAAGTGCTTGAGAGGCTGAAATTTGAGAGGGTGTCTACAGTCTGGTGTAGAagacttatttaatttgacttGTCAAAAGCATTTGATGCAAGTGAAAACATCAATGATTGTTCCACCGTAGAAAGTacatgaaaaaacaaaatgtctttagattttttaaattgtcaGGGAATAGCAATTGAAGGAGATGGAAACTTTCAAAGATCTTGGAAATGTGAAATGAAATTAATAcccacttatttttttaaagaagccATACCCCTCCATTGTATAATGGGTCTTGTGAAGCATTTAGTCATTCCAAGTCTAAGAGAAGTGAGCATGTCagttcaaatttttataatgtgAGGTTTGTACCTTCTACCATTGCCAATATAATCTCTTTAGGGAAGATGCAGTCTACGGGTAACAAGTTCGTTGGATCAAAGTTGATGTACATAGTGTATAAAGGAGATGTTGGATTATGGGAGGAAAGAAAAATTAGAAGAATATTTACTGCTCGAAAGGGCAGGCCTGGATAAGGATGAGTAGTGGTATCAAAAGAAAGAGGTACAAGTTTTAGATTCCATAGAagtttagaaatttaaattgaaagagAACTTGTTGGGAATTGCAATTCAAATttctaaacaaaaatttaaacagGTGATTTTGTGGTGTTATCTGAAATAGTGATTCCAATGCGTAGTAAATTCCTATGCTCTTGGAATTCAATGTTGACTCATTGAAAACTCACAATCATCTTTGGATTTAGGAGATGACAACTTTCAAAGGTCTTGGAGATATGAAGTGAAATCAATATCACTTGCTTATTCTTGGAAGAAAACCTCAAACCCACACCAATATTGTTGTTGAAGGTGGATGGAGGAATATGGTGTAAGGCCAACAGCCTGCCATGAACATACCATTGTGGCCTATGGTGCTGCGATGGCAGGTAACCCTTCCTGAATTTCCTATAGCGGTTGTCAAAAAAATTGGCCAGGCCGCTACCGTGGCCGTAATTTAACAACACTGACCCACACTATATAAAAGGGACCTTGAGAAAAGTAAGACATGCCAAATCTGAAAGTAATGAGCAAATGTGATTGAATACTTGGACAACTAAAATATCTCTTGTGAGCGAGTGAGTGtcattcatttgtgttattagaATTTGGGGTATGGGTGGTATTTCTAAGACAGTTACCGCTGGGATTTCATCTAGCTTTTGAATCTAATCTGAAATACTATAGATCATTCTGGTCACCAGAAGCTAAAGTGAATATAatgtttttttctctctctatgAATTATGAACAATATTTCCTTATGGCTTAGATAAATATTTCATATATGgtccaaataataaatatttcatcaattctttaaacaaaaaaaaaatgtaagcaATAATAATTCCTCATGGGTGACTAAATTATGTATTTACACCAAACAGGTGGGACAAAAAACCAATTTCTAATCGAGATACAGTAAAGCTGCCATTGCTTGGCCGAGTTGCAGAAATGACTCGCAGGGGATCAATGCTGGCAACTCATGTGTTTATGAGGTTCGGGAAGGACCCAACTGTGTGAATAACAAGAATTGATCGAGCTTTATTTTACACGGGTATGTGCATGAGACTTGATACTAGGCGTTGCTTGGCAAGGTTGTGTCGCCGTGTTTTGTCTGTTCTTGTAGCTTTGATGAATGCTGAACTTTACTGTGGAACTTAATTTGTGGAACATGAAGTTCCAAATCCCAGATAAGTATAAATGTAGTTGTCTCctatttgtatttataattcaaaccatATTAATTAATACCATACTACTTTGTGTATATGGTGCTGTTTTTGTTCTGTGCAAAGGTTTTAATCCTTGTACTTTCTTCTATAACTTTTGGTAATACTAGTTTGGTTCTTTCCTTGTCCATCCTTTTTAAATCACTTGGTGAAGTTTTGAAGATTGATATAATGGAAAAATAGAGACGATGAGAGTGAAAATGGATTTCCATCGTCATATTGTATGTTAAAGTGTGAAAAGTCAATTTCAATTTACTTTTGTTTTATAGGGATCGGTGTAGGATTAATTCATCATGCTCTTAACATGTTCACACATTAAAGTGATCTCCACTTATTCAAACAAGTACTACTAATGTAGTCTACATTGTCTTATCGAGAAAAAACTTTGATTGAGcatttgagaagatggagaatTAATATGGTGTAGcctgtttaatttttttttttaaaaagcgttttTTAGAGTGTACAAAagttacttattttattagtcATAAACAAATGGAGCAATAATTTGGTTGAATAAGTTGAGagatattgttaatttttaatttttaatttagactTTACAATGTCTATGTTTCATGCTAATTCTTACAATTACTTTCTACACAAGCAAACCAGTCTCTCCATTATGCAGTTGATATTACCATATCTGTTCTCCTGCTTGATCTTAGCTGAATAACTAATCATATGGAGctgtcaaaaataaaaactaatcaTATGGAGctgtcaaaaataaaaactaatcaTATGTTACACGCAAactaaagtttatttatttatttagaaattgACATTAGTAGCCAAAGATTTGACTGAGaggtaattaaaatatattaattattgattccGTGAGAATTCAAATTTGAGTTTCTTTAAATGATTcatctttaattgaaatttattaatcaCACGAGTTTAACTATTTTGTttgaataatattaacaacacattttttaacacattattgattgatttaaaTTCACATGGATTCTATCAAATACATATGGGATCATGTGATTTATTGagatttatgtaaattttaaccaattataaaaaatgtgttGTAAAATATATGTTGTTGGCTGTCCTCATTTTGTTTTATGCATACTGCCTGTGATGGTTTAATGTGTTGAGAGAATAGATTAACCGATAAATCAGGTGTTTGGTTGTTGAAAATAACTGGTACGTAAATCGTGTTAGTGCAAAGAAAAACTGctaaattttacattttgaaaattcaAAATGGGTCTATGAACACATGGCAGATtactagaagaaaaaaatagaagaaaataaaataagtgggacttaaaattaattaaagtactacggtatatatatattgaataatgTTATAAAATCTGAATTGTGCTAATCGAAATActtaaattgattgaaaaatCATACGTATCTACTTTCCTCTGTAAAAAAAGAAAGTATTTGGGATTAAAAATAAGTATCTACTTTAGTACTAGCTTATATATGcactttttatatttgaaaaagaaaacagTGCTTTATATACtgataaaaataaacatgtTAACGGAATAAAGGAACTACTGAAGTATGTTTAGATATAAAAGATTTTTCCGCTTGTACTATTTTGagagtcttttttttttagtacccttttttttaaaaaaaaacaccaaaataccctcatttgaaaaaaatataccaaaatgcccctttttttaaaaatcaagtaggaagtcgccatttggaactcGAGCttcttaaggaagtcgccattccaaatggcgacttgtaagtaaagaaaaaaaaaagggggtattttggtatatttttttcaaatgggggtattttggtgtttttttttcaaaaagacggtattgtaaaaaaaaaaccctattttGAATGGTGgtttatagactttttttttttatatatatttacacaaatgattgaattaatagtttaattccaaaaaatatttacaaacgTCTAATCAGATCTCACAATTTAAACATCTCacaataatattttcttaaattactacacaaatatttaaataatgaaaTCTAATTAGAAATATGTGTAAAACCATTTTGTTTCTTGATATGCTAATACCATGAAATACATTGAAGAAATTgaaattaatatgaataaagAGGAAGGAATATATATGCAATGTAACTTGTAAGTATTAACTTAAATGCTATAGGTgccaaaaaaacataatttttttttagtgaataACTGAAATGGTATAGGt
The genomic region above belongs to Cicer arietinum cultivar CDC Frontier isolate Library 1 chromosome 4, Cicar.CDCFrontier_v2.0, whole genome shotgun sequence and contains:
- the LOC101493409 gene encoding uncharacterized protein isoform X1 is translated as MNVTRFSFRHTPHYFINLSVYLSRSFAMDTLSAGKEISYKEAFDSGPNKSFADRIIPHILRLYGSCATSHDFEIYAQDASFEDPLMRAHGVKQIKSAFYSLPKVFGESKIVEYSVEENMVSPGKGEILIDNKQHYKFLGKDIDMVSLIKLSVEEGKVVRHEDWWDKKPISNRDTVKLPLLGRVAEMTRRGSMLATHVFMRFGKDPTV
- the LOC101493409 gene encoding uncharacterized protein isoform X2 yields the protein MNVTRFSFRHTPHYFINLSVYLSRSFAMDTLSAGKEISYKEAFDSGPNKSFADRIIPHILRLYGSCATSHDFEIYAQDASFEDPLMRAHGYLVSQRLWNTVLKKIWFHQILIDNKQHYKFLGKDIDMVSLIKLSVEEGKVVRHEDWWDKKPISNRDTVKLPLLGRVAEMTRRGSMLATHVFMRFGKDPTV